In Pseudomonas fluorescens NCIMB 11764, a single window of DNA contains:
- a CDS encoding DUF3301 domain-containing protein, whose translation MLTLGNIFVLMLLATAGAWLWHNHGLRERALERVKQHCSNLGIELLDGNVALKKIAFIKDANGRRRLARVYNFEFTVTGETRHNGTITQFGAHSAQIELAPYPMPFDDTPPVVDVVKPRAEVIELSQWRQEHTKWRP comes from the coding sequence ATGCTGACCCTCGGAAATATCTTCGTGCTGATGCTGCTCGCCACCGCTGGCGCGTGGCTATGGCACAACCATGGCTTGCGCGAGCGCGCGCTGGAGCGGGTCAAGCAGCATTGCAGCAATCTCGGGATCGAGTTGCTGGATGGCAACGTGGCGCTGAAAAAAATTGCATTCATCAAGGATGCCAATGGCCGACGCCGTCTGGCCCGTGTGTATAACTTCGAATTCACGGTGACCGGCGAAACCCGCCATAACGGCACTATCACCCAGTTCGGCGCCCACAGCGCGCAGATCGAACTGGCCCCCTACCCGATGCCCTTCGACGACACGCCTCCGGTGGTCGACGTGGTGAAGCCGCGGGCAGAAGTGATTGAGCTTAGTCAGTGGCGGCAAGAACATACCAAATGGCGTCCATAA
- a CDS encoding DUF1826 domain-containing protein: MLAPTLKPRPAMSQVQGETPQALAGILDDGVNLAVWQRQLPVHIADFGSLLLSLNEPLAESLSLEIANEDTEPNLRGLASGLRDLEGYEGFIADVSWLVSAFACLLGAQRIGVRLRVLDKAMCPRFHVDHVPVRLITTYAGVGSQWLKEGGMDRRQLSQPEAEPTDNSLIQQIGSGAVALLKGEKWHGNEGFGLIHRSPQLAPGERRLILTLDWLG, from the coding sequence ATGTTGGCACCGACCTTGAAGCCTCGGCCGGCCATGTCTCAAGTTCAGGGCGAGACGCCGCAAGCGCTCGCCGGGATTCTCGATGATGGCGTGAACCTCGCCGTCTGGCAGCGCCAACTCCCGGTACACATCGCCGATTTTGGCAGCCTGCTGCTGTCCTTGAACGAGCCATTGGCGGAGTCGTTGTCGCTGGAAATCGCCAACGAAGACACTGAACCCAACCTCCGCGGATTGGCCTCGGGCTTGCGCGATCTCGAGGGCTATGAAGGTTTTATCGCCGACGTTTCCTGGCTGGTCAGTGCATTCGCCTGTCTGTTGGGGGCCCAGCGTATCGGCGTACGTCTGCGGGTTCTGGACAAAGCCATGTGCCCGCGCTTTCACGTCGATCATGTGCCGGTGCGCTTGATTACCACGTATGCGGGTGTTGGCAGTCAGTGGCTGAAAGAAGGGGGGATGGATCGTCGCCAGTTGAGCCAACCCGAAGCCGAACCTACGGACAACTCGCTGATCCAGCAAATCGGCAGCGGCGCCGTCGCCTTGCTCAAGGGCGAGAAATGGCACGGCAACGAAGGCTTTGGCCTGATTCACCGCTCGCCGCAGCTCGCGCCGGGCGAGCGTCGTTTGATCCTGACCCTCGATTGGCTGGGTTAG
- a CDS encoding dihydroorotase, which translates to MSSVLIRNARLVNEGRESDGDLLVSHGRIVKIAASIDGENATVEIDADGQWLLPGMIDDQVHFRDPGSPDKGSFYTESRAAVAGGITSFMDMPNTNPPTLSLGALADKKRRAAINSVANYGFHFGVSNDNLDTVAALNPCEVAGVKVFMGASTGNMLVDDPRVLERLFAEVPTILLAHCEHTPSIDANAANLRTLFGEHIPAAAHPVIRNAEACFRSSSMAVDLARRHGTRLHVLHLTTARELALFEDKPLSQKHISAEVCLHHLLFDDRDYADLGNQIKCNPAIKTQADRDALRNALLSHRLDVIGSDHAPHTWAEKQRAYGQSPSGLPLVQHALPALLELVADKVLPITVLVAKTSHRVADLFAIPDRGYLREGYWADLVLIKPEPDGIAVSQQPILSQCGWTPFARRRFRHSVSTTLVSGQIAWRDKCLNDNCQGLPLRFMR; encoded by the coding sequence ATGAGCAGCGTGCTGATTCGCAATGCCCGACTGGTGAATGAAGGTCGTGAATCTGACGGTGATCTGCTGGTCAGCCATGGCCGCATCGTCAAGATCGCCGCTAGCATCGACGGTGAAAATGCGACTGTGGAAATCGACGCTGACGGCCAGTGGCTGTTGCCCGGAATGATCGATGATCAGGTGCACTTCCGCGATCCAGGATCGCCTGACAAAGGCAGTTTCTACACCGAATCCCGAGCTGCGGTGGCCGGGGGTATCACCAGTTTCATGGACATGCCCAACACCAATCCACCGACATTGAGTCTGGGAGCACTTGCCGACAAGAAGCGTCGAGCAGCTATCAATTCGGTGGCCAACTACGGCTTTCACTTCGGCGTGAGCAACGACAACCTCGACACCGTCGCCGCACTCAATCCTTGCGAAGTGGCCGGGGTAAAAGTGTTCATGGGTGCGTCCACCGGCAACATGCTGGTGGACGATCCGAGGGTTCTCGAGCGGCTGTTCGCCGAGGTGCCGACGATTCTGTTGGCCCATTGCGAACACACGCCCAGCATCGACGCCAACGCTGCAAATCTGCGAACGCTGTTTGGCGAACACATTCCCGCCGCCGCGCACCCGGTAATCCGCAACGCCGAGGCCTGCTTTCGCTCGTCCTCAATGGCGGTGGATCTGGCCAGGCGCCACGGCACGCGACTTCACGTTCTGCACCTGACCACTGCACGCGAACTGGCGTTGTTCGAAGACAAACCGCTGTCGCAGAAACACATCAGCGCCGAAGTCTGCCTGCACCACTTGCTCTTCGATGATCGCGATTACGCAGACCTTGGCAACCAGATCAAATGCAACCCGGCGATCAAGACTCAGGCTGACCGCGATGCCTTGCGCAACGCCTTGCTGAGCCATCGACTGGACGTCATCGGCAGCGATCATGCGCCGCACACCTGGGCCGAAAAGCAACGCGCCTACGGTCAGTCGCCCTCCGGTCTACCGCTGGTGCAGCACGCCCTCCCCGCGTTGCTGGAGTTGGTGGCGGACAAGGTGTTGCCGATCACTGTGCTCGTGGCCAAGACCAGTCACCGTGTTGCTGATCTGTTTGCTATTCCCGACCGAGGCTATTTGCGCGAAGGTTATTGGGCAGACCTGGTGCTGATCAAACCCGAGCCTGACGGCATTGCCGTCTCCCAGCAGCCAATTCTGTCTCAATGCGGCTGGACGCCCTTTGCCCGACGACGCTTTCGCCACAGCGTCAGCACCACGCTGGTGTCCGGACAAATCGCATGGCGAGACAAATGTCTTAATGACAACTGTCAGGGTTTACCACTACGGTTTATGCGCTAG
- a CDS encoding DapH/DapD/GlmU-related protein, producing MIRKNPSGDLPLIAESAYVDKTAIICGKVVIGENVFVGPYAVIRADEVDDSGTMEPITIGANSNIQDGVVIHSKSGAAVTIGEFSSIAHRSIVHGPCTVGDRVFIGFNSVLFNCAVGDGCVVRHNSVVDGRDLPTDFYVPSTTRIGPNTDLSQFPPVSVSASEFSEDVARTNVDLVRGYKALQNEF from the coding sequence ATGATCCGCAAGAACCCTTCAGGCGATTTACCGCTGATTGCCGAATCTGCGTATGTGGATAAAACCGCGATCATCTGCGGCAAAGTGGTGATCGGCGAGAACGTTTTCGTCGGCCCCTACGCCGTGATCCGCGCCGATGAAGTTGACGATTCGGGCACGATGGAGCCGATCACCATTGGCGCCAATTCGAACATCCAGGATGGCGTGGTGATTCACTCCAAGTCCGGAGCAGCGGTCACCATCGGCGAGTTCAGTTCGATTGCTCACCGTTCGATCGTTCATGGTCCGTGCACGGTGGGCGACCGGGTGTTTATCGGCTTCAACAGCGTGCTGTTCAACTGCGCGGTGGGTGATGGCTGCGTGGTGCGGCACAACTCGGTGGTCGACGGCCGCGACTTGCCCACGGATTTCTATGTGCCCTCCACTACTCGCATCGGCCCCAACACCGACCTGTCGCAGTTCCCGCCTGTCAGCGTCAGCGCCTCGGAGTTTTCCGAGGATGTGGCGCGCACCAATGTCGATCTGGTGCGTGGCTACAAAGCCCTGCAAAACGAGTTCTGA
- the folE2 gene encoding GTP cyclohydrolase FolE2, with the protein MNALTLPDIAAQASRQALPLEWVGMCGIALPILFDGQRLSAKADAGVSLDDGEARGIHMSRLYLALEMLEQESLTPALLRCVLQRFLDSHEGLSNSAYLNIHADLLLKRPALISPLSGWKNYPVSIEARLKNAMFHVELKFDIPYSSTCPCSAALSRQLIQQQFIDDFANKSLQHADVLAWLGSTKGIVATPHSQRSNAQLKLRLDDYLDDLPLIALINDAEAALGTAVQTAVKRADEQAFALANGQNLMFCEDAVRRLNLALKRSPGINAFHLKVVHAESLHAHDAVAESRWNWKAA; encoded by the coding sequence ATGAATGCGTTGACTCTGCCGGATATCGCCGCGCAGGCCTCACGCCAAGCCCTGCCACTTGAATGGGTGGGCATGTGCGGCATTGCTCTTCCCATTTTGTTCGATGGCCAACGATTGAGTGCAAAGGCCGACGCGGGCGTCAGCCTCGACGATGGAGAAGCCCGGGGCATTCATATGTCGCGACTGTACCTGGCGCTGGAAATGCTCGAGCAGGAAAGCCTGACGCCAGCCCTGTTGCGGTGTGTCTTGCAGCGATTTTTAGACTCGCACGAAGGTCTATCCAATAGCGCTTACCTGAACATTCACGCTGATTTACTGCTCAAACGGCCGGCGCTTATCAGTCCGTTGTCCGGGTGGAAGAACTATCCGGTTAGCATCGAAGCGCGTTTGAAAAACGCGATGTTCCACGTGGAACTAAAATTCGACATCCCTTATTCCTCAACCTGTCCCTGTTCAGCCGCGCTGTCACGGCAGTTGATTCAACAGCAATTCATCGATGACTTCGCCAACAAGTCACTGCAACACGCCGATGTTTTAGCCTGGCTTGGCTCCACAAAAGGCATCGTTGCGACGCCTCATAGCCAACGCAGCAACGCGCAGCTAAAGCTTCGTCTTGACGACTATCTGGATGACCTGCCACTGATCGCATTGATCAACGATGCCGAAGCCGCCCTCGGCACCGCCGTGCAAACCGCCGTGAAGCGCGCCGACGAACAAGCCTTCGCCCTGGCCAATGGGCAGAACCTGATGTTCTGCGAAGATGCTGTTCGACGCTTGAATCTGGCGTTGAAACGCTCTCCCGGCATCAACGCCTTCCACCTGAAAGTCGTCCACGCAGAAAGCCTTCACGCCCACGACGCCGTCGCCGAAAGTCGATGGAACTGGAAGGCCGCATGA
- a CDS encoding His/Gly/Thr/Pro-type tRNA ligase C-terminal domain-containing protein produces the protein MIQITLSDGSLREYDQPLSVYEFAASIGPGLAKAAVAGRVDGVLVDCEFMIGADARVNIVTPQEPDGLEILRRSCALVLGMAVKQLYPKAHLQTGAALGDGFFHEFELEQHLNLVDLASIEARMKTLAATNHSIRRRATHTKQLSSYLLGDFECVSTGPHVPATRVLQAFALDHISGTSPQRVYGTCWSCQEELDNWRAPPHVMIISMDDRQAEYAQSVTEALRRSGVRARADLRNEKVRHKIREHSQQVPYLVVIGEKEKEGGFVSVRSHTGEDFGRMAVDAVCSWLRSTGIAGV, from the coding sequence ATGATTCAAATCACCCTGAGCGATGGTTCATTGCGTGAATACGACCAACCGTTGTCGGTGTACGAGTTCGCCGCGAGCATCGGTCCCGGTCTGGCCAAGGCAGCTGTCGCCGGGCGGGTTGACGGTGTTCTGGTCGATTGTGAATTCATGATCGGAGCGGATGCCCGGGTCAACATCGTCACGCCGCAAGAGCCAGACGGGCTGGAGATCCTTCGCCGGTCCTGCGCCTTGGTGTTGGGGATGGCCGTGAAACAGCTTTATCCAAAAGCGCATTTGCAGACGGGAGCGGCGTTGGGTGACGGCTTCTTTCATGAGTTCGAGTTAGAGCAGCATTTGAACCTGGTCGACCTTGCCAGCATCGAAGCGCGCATGAAGACACTGGCGGCTACCAATCATTCGATCCGTCGCCGCGCGACGCATACCAAACAGTTATCGTCCTACCTTCTCGGAGACTTCGAGTGTGTGTCGACGGGTCCGCATGTTCCCGCAACCCGAGTGTTGCAGGCCTTCGCCCTTGATCACATCAGCGGTACATCACCACAGCGGGTCTATGGCACCTGTTGGTCCTGCCAGGAGGAACTGGACAACTGGCGGGCACCGCCGCACGTGATGATCATCAGCATGGATGATCGTCAGGCGGAATACGCACAATCGGTGACTGAAGCGTTGCGTCGGAGTGGCGTGCGGGCTCGTGCCGATTTGCGCAACGAGAAAGTCCGCCACAAGATTCGCGAGCATAGTCAGCAAGTGCCGTATCTGGTCGTGATCGGGGAGAAAGAAAAAGAAGGCGGGTTTGTCAGTGTGCGCAGTCACACCGGGGAGGATTTTGGCAGGATGGCGGTTGATGCGGTGTGCAGTTGGCTGCGATCAACAGGGATTGCGGGTGTCTGA
- a CDS encoding CobW family GTP-binding protein, with amino-acid sequence MLQNIPTHVIAGPLGAGKTSLIKHLLAQRPANERWAVLINEFGQIGIDAALLTRDADGIALGEVAGGCLCCVNGAPFQIGLGRLLRKARPDRLFIEPSGLGHPAQLLRQLNEAPWVGVLAVQPCVMVLDAQALAAGHPLPVTQQEALSSAGLLLLNKSEHLGEADRQQVVAHLPSRPLYWTQQAILPLKALPGLEVQAVAGVDNFIAPNGVAQLPAVWTDPALPICLSQEQDGGWSIGWRWHPSQRFDSARIGRWLESLGWRRAKLVIHSAEGWVSANALDNSALEWQPSEWRRDSRIELIFSEPQNVERLQRDLAGCRSN; translated from the coding sequence ATGTTGCAGAACATTCCCACCCACGTCATTGCCGGCCCATTGGGCGCAGGCAAGACCAGTTTGATCAAGCACCTGCTGGCCCAGCGGCCGGCGAACGAGCGTTGGGCGGTGCTGATCAACGAGTTCGGCCAGATTGGCATCGATGCTGCGTTGCTGACCCGGGACGCCGATGGTATCGCACTGGGTGAGGTGGCCGGGGGCTGTTTGTGTTGCGTCAATGGTGCGCCGTTTCAGATCGGCCTCGGGCGTTTACTGCGCAAGGCGCGGCCGGATCGGTTGTTTATCGAGCCGTCAGGGCTCGGCCATCCTGCGCAGTTGCTCAGACAGTTGAATGAGGCGCCTTGGGTCGGCGTGCTGGCGGTTCAGCCCTGCGTGATGGTGCTGGATGCCCAAGCGCTCGCCGCTGGCCACCCGCTTCCTGTGACGCAGCAGGAGGCGTTGAGTAGCGCAGGGTTGTTGCTGTTGAACAAGTCTGAACATCTCGGGGAGGCTGATCGGCAGCAGGTTGTCGCGCACTTGCCATCACGTCCCTTGTACTGGACGCAGCAGGCCATCCTTCCTTTGAAAGCGTTACCCGGCCTTGAGGTGCAGGCTGTGGCGGGTGTGGATAACTTCATCGCACCCAATGGAGTCGCGCAGTTGCCGGCCGTCTGGACAGATCCCGCGTTACCGATTTGCCTGAGTCAGGAACAGGACGGCGGCTGGAGCATCGGCTGGCGCTGGCATCCGAGCCAGAGGTTCGATTCAGCGCGAATTGGCCGGTGGCTGGAAAGTCTTGGCTGGCGGCGAGCGAAGCTGGTTATCCACAGTGCCGAGGGGTGGGTTTCAGCGAATGCACTGGATAACTCGGCGTTGGAGTGGCAGCCCAGCGAATGGCGCCGCGATTCACGGATTGAGCTGATATTCAGCGAGCCGCAGAATGTTGAGCGGCTGCAAAGAGATTTGGCAGGCTGTCGTTCGAATTAA
- a CDS encoding N-acetylmuramoyl-L-alanine amidase produces MHRRQLLNLILASAAFALPFSVGATQIRNARLWRSDDKLRLVFDLSGPVRYKTFSLSAPERLIIDLSGANLSGDFSQLALGNTVIRSIHSGHFGQGDTRIVLDLNAPVQLNSFLLPPQDGQGHRLVLDLKSAAPLHIAAATEVAVDKAHPKRDIIVVVDPGHGGKDPGAVGAKGEREKDVVLAIAQLLAKRLKREKGFDVKLVRNDDVFVPLRKRVEIARKHNADMFISVHADAAPRLTASGASVYCLSEGGATSATARFMAQRENGADLLGATRLLNLKDKDPMLAGVILDMSMNATLAASLQLGNTVLGSLAGITTLHQKRVEQAGFAVLKSPDVPSILVETGFISNARDSQRLVTARHQQAVADGLFEGLQRYFQKNPPVNSYVAWQQAQQKARA; encoded by the coding sequence ATGCACAGACGTCAATTGCTCAACCTGATCCTGGCCAGCGCGGCCTTTGCATTGCCCTTCAGTGTTGGCGCCACGCAAATTCGCAACGCGCGGCTTTGGCGTTCGGATGACAAATTGCGCCTGGTGTTCGATCTGAGCGGGCCGGTTCGCTACAAGACCTTTTCCCTGAGTGCACCCGAGCGGTTGATCATCGATCTGAGCGGGGCCAACCTCAGTGGTGACTTCAGTCAATTGGCCCTCGGCAATACGGTCATTCGTTCGATCCACTCCGGGCATTTTGGTCAGGGTGATACGCGGATCGTCCTCGATCTCAATGCTCCGGTGCAGCTCAACAGCTTCCTGTTGCCGCCGCAGGATGGACAAGGCCATCGACTGGTGCTCGATCTGAAGTCAGCCGCGCCGCTACACATCGCAGCTGCGACCGAGGTAGCCGTCGACAAAGCTCACCCCAAGCGGGACATCATCGTGGTGGTCGACCCCGGCCATGGCGGCAAAGACCCCGGCGCCGTCGGTGCCAAGGGTGAGCGCGAGAAAGACGTGGTGCTGGCCATCGCACAACTGTTGGCCAAACGGCTGAAGCGCGAGAAAGGCTTCGACGTAAAGCTGGTGCGCAACGACGACGTCTTCGTCCCGCTGCGCAAGCGCGTGGAGATTGCCCGCAAGCACAACGCCGACATGTTCATCTCGGTGCATGCCGATGCAGCACCGCGTCTTACTGCTTCTGGCGCCTCGGTGTATTGCTTGTCCGAGGGCGGAGCGACGTCGGCCACGGCGCGCTTCATGGCGCAGCGAGAGAACGGCGCGGACCTGTTGGGTGCCACCCGTCTGCTCAATCTCAAGGACAAGGACCCGATGCTTGCCGGGGTGATTCTCGACATGTCGATGAACGCCACCCTCGCCGCGAGTTTGCAGTTGGGCAACACCGTGCTCGGCAGTCTGGCGGGCATTACCACGCTGCATCAAAAGCGTGTGGAGCAGGCGGGATTTGCTGTGCTGAAGTCACCGGACGTGCCGTCGATCCTGGTGGAAACAGGCTTCATTTCCAACGCTCGCGACAGTCAGCGGCTGGTCACGGCGCGGCATCAGCAGGCCGTGGCTGACGGCTTGTTCGAAGGATTACAGCGTTACTTTCAGAAGAATCCGCCGGTCAACAGCTACGTCGCCTGGCAACAGGCACAGCAAAAAGCGCGGGCCTAG
- a CDS encoding metal ABC transporter substrate-binding protein yields the protein MRALLMLFSLMLSMSLSAAEKLQVVTSFSILADMTHQVGGEHIQITNMVGPDTDAHTYEPTPDDAKALLKASLIIKNGLGFEPWLDRLVSSTETKAPVISASHGVIPRSLDEDGETVPDPHAWHNLANTELYISNITKALIAADPANKADYKRNSQAYLKQIYALLAEAKAKLGSLPPGNRKIVTSHDAFGYLGQAYGIDFMAPQGLSTEREPSAAEVAALITQIRQANVKAVFMENIKDARLLKQIADESGAHIGGTLYSDALSASGPASTFAGLFEYNLNTLYEALSKP from the coding sequence ATGCGCGCTTTACTCATGCTGTTCAGCTTGATGCTGTCGATGTCACTGTCCGCTGCGGAAAAACTGCAGGTGGTCACCAGCTTCAGCATCCTCGCCGACATGACTCATCAAGTCGGCGGCGAGCATATCCAGATCACCAACATGGTTGGCCCCGATACCGATGCCCACACGTACGAGCCGACACCGGACGACGCCAAGGCGCTACTGAAAGCCAGCCTGATCATCAAAAACGGCCTGGGTTTCGAGCCATGGCTGGACCGCCTGGTCAGCAGCACCGAGACCAAAGCTCCCGTCATCAGCGCGAGCCACGGTGTCATTCCACGCTCGCTGGATGAAGACGGCGAAACCGTTCCCGACCCTCACGCCTGGCACAATCTGGCGAACACCGAGCTGTATATCAGCAACATTACCAAGGCGTTGATCGCCGCCGACCCAGCGAACAAAGCCGACTATAAACGCAACAGCCAGGCCTACCTGAAACAGATCTACGCGCTACTCGCCGAAGCCAAAGCCAAGCTCGGTTCGCTGCCACCGGGCAACCGCAAGATCGTGACATCCCATGATGCTTTCGGTTATCTCGGTCAGGCCTATGGCATCGACTTCATGGCGCCACAAGGTCTGTCCACCGAGCGCGAGCCGTCGGCCGCCGAAGTCGCTGCGTTGATCACCCAGATTCGTCAGGCCAACGTCAAAGCGGTGTTCATGGAAAACATCAAGGACGCACGGCTGCTCAAGCAGATCGCCGATGAAAGCGGTGCGCACATTGGCGGCACCTTGTACTCCGATGCGCTCTCGGCAAGCGGTCCCGCCAGCACTTTCGCCGGGCTGTTCGAGTACAACCTCAACACCCTGTACGAGGCGTTGAGCAAACCATGA
- a CDS encoding metal ABC transporter ATP-binding protein: MIRCEALSWGAPGQPLTPMLDFELPKGSLTAVIGANGSGKSSLLKVIAGLQKPLTGKVTLDVPRKGSLSFLPQQQHLDRQFPISLQELVAAGFWGSRQTPEVRSQRLKAALEKWCLTGLEQRPLMALSGGELQRALLARLSLAEAPLLLLDEPHAALDELGQSLLWKHLHAWHAEGRTLVVVCHDLAAVRQHIPQTLLIKSSGCVLGPSVDLIRQQPQTQVA; this comes from the coding sequence ATGATTCGCTGCGAGGCTTTGAGCTGGGGAGCACCCGGACAACCGCTCACACCTATGCTGGATTTCGAATTGCCCAAGGGCAGCCTGACAGCGGTCATCGGTGCCAACGGTTCGGGAAAAAGCAGTTTGCTGAAAGTCATCGCCGGCCTGCAAAAACCACTGACAGGCAAAGTGACCCTTGATGTTCCACGCAAAGGCTCACTCTCATTCCTCCCTCAGCAACAACACCTCGACCGGCAATTTCCGATCAGCTTGCAAGAGTTGGTGGCCGCCGGTTTCTGGGGCAGCAGACAAACACCCGAAGTCCGGAGCCAACGTCTCAAGGCCGCGCTGGAAAAATGGTGCCTGACCGGTCTGGAACAGCGCCCGTTGATGGCCCTCTCCGGCGGCGAATTGCAGCGTGCCCTGCTCGCTCGTTTAAGCCTCGCAGAAGCCCCCTTGCTGTTACTCGACGAACCCCACGCCGCCCTCGATGAACTCGGTCAGTCACTGCTGTGGAAACACCTCCACGCCTGGCACGCTGAAGGCCGAACCCTGGTGGTCGTGTGTCACGACCTGGCCGCTGTTCGCCAACACATTCCTCAAACGCTGCTGATCAAAAGTAGCGGTTGCGTCCTCGGCCCAAGCGTCGACCTGATCCGCCAACAACCCCAAACGCAGGTGGCCTGA
- the zigA gene encoding zinc metallochaperone GTPase ZigA gives MPNRLPVTVLSGFLGAGKSTLLNYVLRNREGLRVAVIVNDMSEINIDGSEVQRDVTLNRAEEKLVEMSNGCICCTLREDLLEEVGKLARDGRFDYLLIESTGISEPLPVAETFTFRDEEGQSLADIARLDTMVTVVDGMNFLLDYQAAESLASRGETLGEEDERSITDLLIEQIEFADVILISKIDLISSRERQELIAILERLNAQAEIIPMVMGEIPLQKILNTGRFDFEKAAQAPGWLQELRGEHVPETEEYGIASTAYRARRPFHPQRFFSFIDRPWVNGKLLRSKGFFWLASKPMDAGSWSQAGGLMRHGFAGRWWRFVPKDQWPQDEESTAAIMDNWTAATGDCRQELVFIGQNIDFTRLTAELDDCLLTDEEMVSGVEGWRLLPDPFGPWHEEEAA, from the coding sequence ATGCCCAATCGTCTCCCCGTGACTGTCCTGTCGGGCTTTCTCGGCGCCGGAAAAAGCACGCTGCTCAACTATGTGCTGCGTAACCGCGAAGGCCTGCGAGTCGCGGTGATCGTCAACGATATGAGCGAGATCAACATTGATGGCAGCGAAGTTCAGCGTGACGTCACCCTGAACCGCGCCGAAGAAAAACTCGTGGAAATGAGCAACGGCTGCATCTGCTGCACCTTGCGTGAAGACCTGCTTGAAGAGGTCGGCAAACTCGCCAGGGATGGCCGCTTCGATTACTTGCTGATCGAATCCACCGGCATCTCCGAGCCGCTGCCCGTGGCGGAAACCTTCACTTTCCGTGATGAAGAAGGGCAAAGCCTGGCCGACATCGCACGGCTCGACACCATGGTCACCGTGGTCGACGGCATGAACTTCCTGCTCGACTATCAGGCCGCCGAAAGCCTCGCTTCTCGTGGCGAAACCCTCGGCGAGGAAGACGAACGCTCGATCACTGATCTGTTGATCGAGCAGATCGAATTCGCCGACGTGATCCTGATCAGCAAGATCGACCTGATCAGCAGTCGCGAGCGTCAGGAGCTGATCGCGATCCTCGAACGATTGAATGCGCAAGCCGAGATCATCCCGATGGTCATGGGTGAGATCCCCCTGCAGAAAATCCTCAATACCGGTCGTTTCGACTTCGAAAAAGCGGCGCAGGCACCGGGCTGGTTGCAGGAGCTGCGCGGCGAGCACGTGCCGGAAACCGAGGAGTACGGTATCGCTTCCACGGCCTATCGAGCACGCAGACCCTTTCACCCGCAACGCTTTTTCAGCTTCATCGACCGGCCATGGGTGAACGGAAAACTGCTGCGCTCCAAAGGGTTTTTCTGGCTGGCGAGCAAGCCGATGGACGCGGGCAGCTGGTCCCAGGCGGGCGGTTTGATGCGCCATGGTTTTGCCGGACGCTGGTGGCGTTTCGTGCCGAAAGACCAATGGCCGCAGGACGAAGAAAGCACCGCCGCAATCATGGACAACTGGACCGCCGCCACCGGTGATTGTCGCCAGGAACTGGTGTTCATCGGCCAGAACATCGATTTCACTCGACTCACCGCAGAGCTGGACGATTGCCTGCTGACCGATGAAGAAATGGTCTCCGGCGTCGAGGGTTGGCGATTGCTGCCTGATCCGTTCGGACCCTGGCATGAAGAGGAAGCGGCGTGA
- a CDS encoding metal ABC transporter permease yields the protein MLAATQLWQPFHEFVFMRRALLGGLVLACSTAPLGVFLILRRMSLIGDAVAHGILPGAALGFWFAGLSLPALTLGGLGAGLSMAGLAAWITRRTGLREDASLAAIYPISLASGVLILGIAGKRLDLLHLLFGSALAVDGPTLTGMLWVSGFSLIAMVLIYKPLLLDTLDPLFLQTVSRLGPLAHGVFLTLVVLNLVIGFQAIGALMVVGLMMLPAAASRFWSRRLPMLMGISALLGCLSVWLGLLLSFYYSLPSGPAIVLVAGGLYLLSVVFGPVHGLLRRPPLLTSQ from the coding sequence ATGCTCGCTGCCACTCAACTTTGGCAACCCTTCCACGAGTTCGTGTTCATGCGCCGGGCGCTGCTCGGTGGATTGGTACTGGCATGCAGCACGGCACCGCTCGGGGTATTTCTGATCCTGCGGCGCATGAGCCTGATCGGCGATGCGGTCGCCCACGGCATCCTGCCCGGCGCTGCGCTTGGCTTCTGGTTTGCCGGCCTGAGTCTGCCAGCGCTGACGCTCGGCGGTCTCGGCGCCGGCCTGAGCATGGCCGGTCTCGCCGCGTGGATCACTCGCCGCACCGGGCTGCGAGAAGACGCGAGCCTCGCGGCGATCTACCCGATTTCCCTCGCCAGCGGTGTGCTGATCCTCGGCATCGCCGGCAAACGTCTGGACCTGCTGCACCTGTTGTTTGGCTCGGCGCTGGCGGTCGACGGGCCCACGTTGACCGGCATGTTATGGGTCTCAGGATTCAGCCTGATCGCCATGGTGCTTATCTACAAACCGTTGTTGCTGGACACCCTCGACCCACTCTTCCTGCAAACCGTCAGCCGGCTCGGTCCGTTGGCCCATGGCGTGTTTCTGACGCTGGTGGTGCTGAACCTGGTGATTGGTTTTCAGGCCATCGGCGCGCTGATGGTCGTCGGCCTGATGATGTTGCCCGCCGCCGCATCACGCTTCTGGAGCCGTCGCTTGCCCATGTTGATGGGCATCTCCGCCCTGCTCGGCTGCCTCTCGGTCTGGCTCGGATTGTTGCTGTCGTTCTACTACTCACTGCCCAGCGGCCCGGCCATCGTCCTGGTGGCTGGCGGTCTGTATCTGCTGTCCGTGGTGTTCGGACCGGTGCACGGTTTGCTGCGCCGCCCGCCTTTGCTCACATCCCAATGA